The DNA sequence TATAACTCCACCAAGAATATTTTTCCTTAACATCTCCATTGATTTCTCTAAAAGTATCTAAAAAACCAAGTTTTAATAAATCATCAATCCAAGCTCTTTCTATGGGTAAAAAACCTGAGGTATTTGCATTTGCTTTAGGATGGGTTAAATCGATCTCGCGATGAGCTGTATTAACATCTCCACAAATGATTATTTCTTTATTCTCATCTAAAAGTTTTTTAAGATAAATTAAAAAATCCGCATAAAATTTCATTTTAAAATTTAAACGCTCTTCATCTTTTTGTCCATTTGGAAAATAAATATTAAAAAGTACCACATTTTTAAACCTATGTTCTAAAACCCTACCTTCATCATCATCAAAAAATTCACATTTTTTTACTTCACAATCAAAATTGCAAAGACTCATAACACCTGAATATCCTGCTCTTTTTGCAGAATTAGAATATATATGTTTAAAAGGAAATTCATAAATTCTTTTAGGAAATTTATCTTCATGAGCTTTAATCTCTTGAAAGCCTATAAAATCAATATTTTCTTTTTCTATCCAATCAAGTGCATTTTTATCGCAAATTGCTCTTAAGCCATTGACATTCCACGATAATAGTTTCATCTTTATCCTTAATAAAATAATAATTCCAAAATCATAGCACAAAAATTAAATTTTTACAGGCGATTAAACAAACTTTTATACAATAAATAATCTATATTTAAGGCAATTCTAATGTTTAAATTCACTTGGCTTCAATTTACACTTTTAAACTCTTTGTTGATTGTGGCACTTAATTTTAATTTATTTCATTTTGTGTATGAAAAAAGCTCTCAAAATTTTTTCATCACTTTTAGTTTCATTTTGATTTATTTTGGTTTTGTGCATACTATTTTTTCTTTGATTTTTATCAAATACTTAAGCAAATTTTTTTCAATTTTTTTTATTGTAGCATCTTTTTTAAGTGTTTATTTTATTAGTTTTTATGGGGTTTTGATCGATTCAAATATGATTCAAAATGCTGTACAAACCGATATTAAAGAAGTAGAAGATTTGATTAATTTCAAACTAGTAATCACTATAATTTTAATTTTAATTTTTATCATTTATATTTTAAAAATTAAAATTGATTATAAGTCTATGAAATCTCATCTTAAAATTAAATTTATTAATATTATTTTAGGTTTGATCTTTATTTTTGCTATTTTTCTTCCACTGAGCAAAACTTTTATTCCTTTTGCTAGAAACTATAATGAAATAAGAATGTATAATATCCCTTTTTATCAATTATATGCTCTATATCGTTATTATACTCTTTTTGTTCAAGCTAAGCCTCAGTTTAAAGCTATAGAAAATGACGCTTATAAGGATGATAATCACACTAAAAAAATTTTAGTTTTAGTAGTTGGGGAAACTGCAAGAGCTGCAAATTACTCGCTTGGTGGTTATGCAAAAAATGATACTAATTTTTACACTAAAAAAGACAATGTTGTATTTTTCAATCAAGTATCTTCTTGCGGAACAGCCACTGCTATTAGCTTACCTTGTATGTTTTCAGTTTCAAAACGAATCGATTTTTCAAATAAAGAATATCAAGAAAACGCCATTGATATACTTAATAAAAGTGGTGTAGATGTTAGCTGGATAGATAATAATTCAGGAGGATGCAAAGGAGTGTGTAGTCGATTAAAACAAAAAATTCAGCTCTCAAGTGGCTATGATGAAAATTTACTGAGTCCATTAAAAAACAAATTAGACAATTTAAGCACTCAAAATATAATTGTTTTGCATTTGCAAGGTTCTCATGGCCCAGCTTATTATAAACGTTATCCTAAAGAATTTAAAAAATTTAATCCAACTTGTGATACAAATGATTTATCAAAGTGCACTGAAGATGCTTTGATGAATACCTATGATAATACCTTACTTTATACAGATTATATTTTAAGCAATATTATCTCTCTTTTAAAAGAAAAAAAAGGTTTTCAAAGTTCTTTATTGTATCTTTCTGATCATGGAGAAAGTTTAGGTGAAAATGGAATTTATTTACATGGTATGCCTTACGCATTCGCACCAAGTACGCAAACTCATATTCCTATGATTTTTTGGAGCAATGATAGTGAGCTTATGAATTTAGCTAAAAAACATAAAAATTTAAAGCTTTCTCAAGATAATCTTTTTAGCACACTTTTAGGCTATTTTGATATAAAAACTCATGTTTATGAATCAAATTATGATTTATTTAATCCTAAACTCAAGGCAAATCCATGAAACCAAAATATCATATTTTTAATAATGCCAAATATGCCCTAGAAGGAGTTATAGCCTTGTTTAAAAATGAAATGGCTTTTCGCATTGAAATTTGTATCATTATCCCTGCTATTTTTATCAGCTTTTTTTTTAAAATAAGCTTAATAGAGCATCTTATTTTAATAGCAGTTTTAATTCTAGTTTTAATCGCAGAATCCTTTAATTCAGCTATTGAAGCTTGTGTTGATCTTATAACCGATAAATGGCATCAAAAAGCAAAAATCGCTAAAGATTGTGCTAGCACTGGAGTCTTTTTTAGTGTGATTTTGGCTCTTTTTTCTTGGATTTTTATTATAGTAGGCTTGATATGAATTTTGAAAAATTAATATGTGCTATTTTTGGTAAAAAACGCTATGAGCTTTTAAAATTTTTATGTGAAAATGCTGATGAAAATGGTTTTATTATGGTCAAAATTAGTGAAATTCAAAGCAAACTTAATTTAAGTAAGCCAACTATTATTGCTACTTTTAAATTTTTAGAAGAAAAAAAGCTTTTTAGACGCCTTAAAAATGGTTTATACCAAATTTATATTAAAGAAGAAATATAATTTAATTTATCTTTTTTATATATTTTGATAAATTTAAATAATTATTTTTCTAAATAAGGAGAAACAATGGTACTAAAAAATCCTTTGGATATGCATTTACATTTACGCGATGAAAAAATGCTTGATTTAGTAGCGCCATTTAGTGCAAAGGACTTTAAAGCAGGCGTTATAATGCCGAATTTGATCACTCCTATTACAGATATAAATTCTTTAAAAGCTTACAAACAAAGGATTATAAAAGCTTGCAATAATGAAGATTTTACACCTTTAATGACTCTATTTTTTAAAGAATATGATGAAAAATTTTTAGAGAATGCAAAAGATGAAATTTTTGCTATCAAGCTTTATCCTGCTGGTATTACTACAAATTCAGATAAAGGAATTTCAAGTTTTGATTTACAAAATTTAAAACCCACACTCAATACAATGAGTGAACTTGATATTCCTTTGCTGGTACATGGAGAAACTAATGATTTTGTAATGGATAGAGAAGCAAATTTTGCAAAAATCTATGAAAAATTAGCTCAAAATTTTCCAAATTTAAAAATAGTCATGGAACACATTACTACTAAAGTTTTATGCGATTTACTCAAAGATTATGAAAATTTATATGCAACCATAACTTTGCATCATTTAATGATTACTTTAGATGATGTTATAGGCGGAAAAATGGATCCTCATTTATTTTGCAAACCTATAGCAAAACGTTATGAAGACAAAGATGCTCTTTGTGAACTTGCTTTTAGTGGATATGAAAAAGTGATGTTTGGAAGTGATAGCGCACCGCATCCACTGCATACCAAAGAATGTTGCGGTTGTGCGGCTGGAGTTTTTAGTGCACCTGTTATTTTGCCTACTCTAGCTGAACTTTTTGAAAAAAATTCCAATGAAAAAAAATTACAAAAATTTATCTCCGATAATGCTAGTGAAATTTATAATTTTAAGTTTGAAAAAGAAAAGATTATAAAATTAGAAAAAAAAGAATGGCAGGTACCGCAAAAATATGGTGACGTGGTGCCTTTCATGGCTGGAAAAAAATTGGAATTTAAAGTTAAATAAAACTAGTTTTTAACTAGTTTTATTGAAATTGTTAATTCAATTAAAGATTATCTTTTTTAAGATCTTTCCATGCTAAAAACTATATAATAACCTAAATTTCGATTTTAAAAAATCAAAAGAGCTTAAATTATGCAAAAAACACCTAAGCTTATATTTCCTTTTTAAAATTTTATCCACCTGCAAAAATATTAAAGGAAAATCTCAAAATCAAACCAATAATATGGTTTTTAAAGGTAAAAAAAATAGCAAGAGAGTTAAGTTTGTCTTTACTTGCATTTTTATAGATTCCTTTAAAAATTTCAAATTTTTAACTAAAAAAATCCTTCACAATATTTTAGGATTTGTAAATGCTGTAACTTTGGGCACTTTTTGTGTAAATTTTTCAATGCCTACAAGCCCTGTATGAGAAATATTTCCATTCGCAAGTTTTGAAGTCGGCATATCAATAGTTAAAACATTTGCACTTCCGTATTTGCAAAGTCCATTTTCATCTGGATCATACCAACCTCCTTCACAAAGTCTCACTACTCCTTGCATAATATCATCGCTAACAACAGCTCCTGCTAAAACTTCACCACGCTTATTAAATACTCGAACCAAATCACCATTTTTAATTCCAAGTTTTTTAGCATCTTTAGAATTTATAAGTATAGGTTCTCTATCTTTTACAGTATAGGTGTCTCTTAAGCTTGTTTGACAAAGTTGAGAATGCAAACGATTTCTTGGATGACTTGTTATCAAATGAAAAGGCGTTTGTTTGTCAGCATTTCCAAGCCATTCAATTGGTTCAAACCAAGTAGGGTGTGCCTTGCAATCATCATAATTGTATTTTTTAATTTTTTCTGAATAAATTTCTATAAGTCCAGAATCTGTTCCTAATGTATTTAAAATTGGATCTTCGATAAAATCTGTAAAACGAGTCCATTCTAAACTTTCCATAGAAGGCTCAAAAACAATAGGTTCATTTTTTGCCCAAAATTCTTCAAAACTTGGCATAGGCGTTGTAAAAGCTTTTCCAAAATTTTTAGTTTGTTTTAAAGCACTATTATAATATTCTTTGATTAGATCTTTAGCTTTTTTGCCATTTTGAGTATAAGCATCAAAAACATCTTTTCCATACTCTTTGCAAATATCAGAAAAAATCACATAATCATCTTTGCTTTCTGCAATAGGCTCAATAGCCTGTTTCATAGGAGCTATATGCATGTTGGAATAATCGCCCGTCATAGTAATATCATCTCTTTCATAAGATGAAGTTGTAGGCATAATAATATCCGCCATTTTTGCAGTTGGAGTCCAATAAATTTCATTAACAACTACAGTTCTCGGTTTTCTCCAAGCCTTTATATTATTATTGGTATCTTGATGATGGACAAGTGGATTTCCACCAACCCAATAAATAAAATCGATATCAGGATAAGTAATTTTGCTTCCATTATGATCTATAGTTTTACCTGGATTTAAAAGAGCATCAGCAATCCTAGCCACTGGAAAAGAATATTTTGCAGAATTTTGCAACCACTCAGCACCTTGATCAGTTTGATTTGATTTTGCTAAACCTTTAAATTTACCATTTTTCCAAATTCCTAGTTCTCCAGCATTTATACCGCCTATAATCCCACTTTTGCAAGTTGGAACACCACCATTGCTATAATGATAACTTAAGCCAAAACCACCCCCTTTGGTTCCAATTTGTCCAAGTATGCAGCATAAAGTAACAAGCATCCAATGCGGTTGTTCTCCATGATGCGCTCTTTGCATACCCCATCCACTCATTATCATAGTTGGATTATCATAAAAAATTTCTGCCAAATTTGTTATGGTTTTTTCATCAATACCACAAATTTGACTAGCCCATTTAACATCTTTTTTAATTCCATCTTCTTGACCATCTAAATAAGCTTTAAATCGATCAAAACCAATAGTATAATTTTGCAAAAATTCATAATTAACCTTTTTCTTGGCAATTAAATGGCTTGCCATTCCCATCATCAAAGCTACATCAGTATTTGGACGAGGAGAAACCCATTTGGCATTTAAAAATTTAGCAGTTTCTGTTCTTACAGGATCAATACAAATAATTTTAATTTTACTTTCTTTTAATTTTTCAAAATAAGCTAAACCTCTTTGATCTGTAGATGTCCAAGCTATTCGTAAAGTAGAAAGCGGATCGGCACCCCAAATCACAACATATTTAGAATATTTTAAAATATTTTCCCAAGAAGTTTGTTGTTCATAAACTTCAATAGAACCTACCACATAAGGCATAATAATTTGAGATGCTCCTGTAGAATAATCACCTGTAACCCCTACAAAACCACCGGTTACATTTAGAAATCTTTGAAGCAAAATACGGGAATTTTGCATATTTCCACTAGATTTCCAGCCGTAACTTCCGCCAAAAATAGCACTCGTACCTTTTACATCTCTTGTTTTTTTAAGTTCTTTAGCAATGAGTTTTATAGCCTTATCATAACTTACACGTACGAATTCTTCTTTTCCGCGAAGTTCTGGTTTTGGATCATCTGGATTTTCAAGATAAGATTTTCGAACATAAGGATATTTTACGCGACATTTATAAATCATATCTGAGGTGTAGTGTTGCAGAGGATTGTCCATTTTTGTCACCTTTTCCCAAGGTTCACTTTTAATCACCTTACCATCTTTAATAGTGAGTTTTAAAATTCCCCAATGAGCTGCTGTAATTACTTCTCCATTCTTAACAAGTCCAAGACTCACTTTAGAAGCTTCAATGCTCTTTCCTGTAGCAAAGGATGGAATAAATGGTAAAGTGCTTAAAGTTACACCAATCTTTAAAAATTTTCTTCTATCTAACATCTTTCTTCCTTTTTATTTTATTTTAAAATCTTTTGCATTTTTTTGTAAATATTCTATAACTAACCATTGATCTTTCTTATCTATGCTTGTTCTATTAACCATGGATTTAAAGATTGCTGGCCAAGCATTAACGTTAAATTCTTTTTCAGAATGCAAAGCATGACAAATTCCGCAATTATTAACAAAGAGCTCTTTAGCATGATTTAACATTTTTCTATTATCTTTAGAAAAATCTTTCTTATCTGCCCAAATTTCAAGATTTACTTTATCCCATTTTCCTTTCTCTCCTTTTTTTATTTGAGAATAATTTAATTTAATATTTTTAGAAAATGCAGCTACTATAATTCTTTGAGAATTATTAAAATAAATTACTGAAGGAAATTTTGGATTAATATAGCCACTAATTCTAATCATTACCTTGTTATTTTGATCTTTTAAAATTTCAAAAGGATTAGTAGGAAGTAATTTTCCAATAACTTTAGCATCATCTTTATTAAGATAAAGAGAAACAACTTCATCGCTATAAGCGATATTTTTAGCCCATAAAAAAATTGTTGGAATTAGTAAAGAAATAAAAATTTTCTTCATTGCAAATCCTTAAATAAAAATTTAATAAATAATCATTCTATAACTAAAATATTTAATATTTTATTAATATAATTAATTTTTAATATTTTTTTGTGTTAGCTAAAATCAATAGTCAAAATTAAGTATTTACATTAGAAAGAAAGATAAAAAGCATAAAAATTATCTATTCAATTATCATAAAAAATAGTTATTTAAAAATAACTATTTAAAAATAATGATTTAAGATAATAGTTTAAAGATTATGATTTAAAGAATAATCATTTGATTATAATTTAAAGAAAAGATTCTTAAAATCTTTTCTTCTTAACATCTTCTAATATATTATTAGCTATATCACTAACAGTATTAGAAATGATTGCACTCTCATTAGCAATTTCAACATTATCTTTAGTGGTTTGATCAATAGCAGCTACACTTTCATTGATTTGAGTAATACCTGCAGTTTGTTCTTTAATAGATTCTGCCATATCATTAATAGATTGAACAAGTAAGTTAGTATTAGCTTCTATTTCACTCAATGATTTTTGAGTTCTTTCTGCTAGTTTTCTAACTTCATCAGCCACAACAGCAAAGCCTCGTCCATGTTCTCCTGCACGTGCTGCTTCTATAGCAGCATTTAATGCTAAAAGATTGATTTGATCTGCAATATCTCCAATAATACTTGTAACATTTTTAATCTCTTCTGATTGAGTGATTACATCAGAGGTTTTAACAGAAACATTTTGCATAGAAGAAGTAATTTCTTCTAAAGCAGCAGCAGTTTCTTCTAAAGAAGCTGCTTGAGAATTAGAAGAGCTAGTTAGGTTTTGAACAGCATTTTGTAATTTAGAACTTTCACTTGCTAAGTGATTAGCAAAATCAGAACTTTGTTTTAACATTTTAATGATTTCTTCACCTAAAGCATTAGTAGTAACTTCAACACTACCTCTAGCATTTTCTAATTTATTTCTAAAATCTAAGCTCTTATATTCTTCAAAGATTTTATGAATAGCATTCATATCAGAACCTACTTTTTCTTGTAAGACATCTAAGAGTTTATTTAAAACATTTTTAAGTTCTACAAGTTGAGGATTTCTTGGATTTGCAGTAATTCTTGCTGTTAAATCTCCTTTTTCTACAACTTGAACTGTAGAGACTGATTCTTTTACAGCTTGATTATCTTGTTCTAAACCTTGTTTAGTAATAAGGATGTTTTCATTAATGGCTTTTGAGATTTGACCAAACTCATCATTAGTTTTTATATTAATAGTAGAAACATTCTTTGTTTTATGATTGATAAAATCAAAGAAAGCATTAAGACCGTTTTGGATGATGGTGAGTGGGGAGAGAAGTTTGGCAGTAAGTGTGTAGATTAATACAAAATTAACAATAATTGCAATAGTTATAATGATAATTTGCATATAATTCATTTTATTGATAGGTTCTTCAATTTTGCTTATTGATTCGCCAGTACATACAGTATTCTCTCCTACTTTAACACACATGGCAAGCCCTTGTGATCCATCTTTTTTTCTTATATATTCAAAAGATTCAAAATCTGCTTTTGTTCTAGCAGGAACTGTAATATGAGAAGCATCATAATCTTCAGTTAATTGAAATTTATCTGTAGCTGCAAAAATTTTATTATTTTTATCAAATGCAAAAGTTCTTCCTGGGTTTGCTTCATATTCTTTTTGTAAATCTTTTGTTAAAACATCAATTGCTAGAACACCTATAAATTTACCATCTTTGTAAAGAGCTTTAGCATAAGTAAAGCATGGAAGTTTTGAAGAAGCATCAATATAAGATGAAGTTATATAAACACCATTTGTTTTTAAGGCTTCTTGGTAATATTCTCTAGTTCTTGCATCATAATTATCTTTTTTGCCATAAGTTCCAAAATCTATGCTTTTAGCATCAGTATCAGTATCGGAAATAACTAATTCTCCATTTGGCTGAGCAATATATGCTGCTAAAAAACCGCCAGTATCTCTTAAAATCTTAAGATCTTCTCCGATATTTTCCATAAGAGCTTCTTGAGAATTTAACTTTTCATAAGGAAGTTCTAAAATATTTTTAGCATAACCATTAAGAGTTTTTAAATTTTTTTCGTTAAAAAATGCGATAGAATTTTTAGCAACTTTTATATAGCTAGTTTCAGTTTTAATAACTTGATTATAAATTAAATTTTTTAGAAAAAAATAAGTTACAACACCTAAAATCACTAAAATTGTAATTGATATTATATTTACAATAAGTGAGAATTTAATTTTTAAGCTTTTCAAAATTTTCTCCTTTTGATTTTTAAATAAAAATTGCAATTATACAGTAATAATTATTACATTTAATAATAAAAATTTATAATGATAAAAATAAAAAATATTTTTTATAATGCAAACTTTGTGTATTTAAATTAAGAAATAAATTTATAAAAATTAATTAATTTTAATGTAAATTATTTTAAATTTTTTAACAACCATATTATGGTTTTAATAACACTAAATCATTTGAAAAAAATTTAAATCCATATTTACTTGTATAAAATTCAGAAATAATAAAACAATTCCCAAAAATTCTTATCATAATTAAATAAATTAAACCCGCAATTAAAAGAATAGTATCTTTACTACTTTGATAATTATTGTATGAAAGATCATGTAAAAATTCATGACATAATCTGTCACAAAGATATCTTTTGCTTTCTTTGCAATCTTAAATCAAAGAGAAAGAATGCTACCTTTAATTTTAGGGCATAAGTATTGTAGGATATACAGAAGCTAAACTTAAAAAAATGACATGATCAAGTAAAAAAATACTACTAGACCTATGATCCTAAGGATGTTATTTCTGAAATAATTTGCAATGCTACTAAAACCACCAACGAAAAATAAATACTTTAGAAAATAAAGCCTATAAAATTAATATTAAACTAACATCATAAAACTATTTTTTCATATTAGATACAATATCTAATGTAAGAAGTATAGAAATATCTTCAGCAGTTTTAATAAACCTTTTATAAAAATAACTATTTTTATCTATTCTCAATTTATTTTCAGCTACAACTTTCTTGTAATTATTCACATATTTATCTAAAATAATTTTATAAATAGTTGCAAACTTAGTATCATTTATTATATTAGGATTTTTTGTATCTAATGAGTTGATATCTATTTTATTTTTTGCAATATATCCCATTATATCTTTTTTCATTTTATATATATAATTAACCAAAGTAATAAATTTGATAAAACCAAATAGTGTTATACACTCATCATTCAGTGTATATATATTTAATTTATCATTTTTAATATCCTTTTTTATATCATAATGCCCTATGATCTTAATATAACTTGGTTTAAATAGATTAAATTTAAAAGTAACTATACTAAAATATCCTGCTACATTTAGCACTATCCTATCATCATTTAACGAAGATACTTCAATATCATCTGCTAATTCACTACAATAAATACACAATAAACAAATTATAGTTTCTATATTATTTTTAACATGATTATCTAATTTTAAATTTTCATATTTTTTTAGCATTAATTTTAATTTATGGGTTTTATTTATTAACTTATTAAATTCACCTCTATTAATATCCACATAATCCAAACCGTTATAATCTGGGTTAAAATATGGAATTCTAGTGTTAATAAGATTATTATAAGATTCATTTATAAACATAG is a window from the Campylobacter sp. RM10537 genome containing:
- a CDS encoding exodeoxyribonuclease III; its protein translation is MKLLSWNVNGLRAICDKNALDWIEKENIDFIGFQEIKAHEDKFPKRIYEFPFKHIYSNSAKRAGYSGVMSLCNFDCEVKKCEFFDDDEGRVLEHRFKNVVLFNIYFPNGQKDEERLNFKMKFYADFLIYLKKLLDENKEIIICGDVNTAHREIDLTHPKANANTSGFLPIERAWIDDLLKLGFLDTFREINGDVKEKYSWWSYRMKARERNVGWRIDYFFISNNLKNKLKNAFIRNDIFGSDHAPVGIEIDI
- a CDS encoding cytochrome C, encoding MKKIFISLLIPTIFLWAKNIAYSDEVVSLYLNKDDAKVIGKLLPTNPFEILKDQNNKVMIRISGYINPKFPSVIYFNNSQRIIVAAFSKNIKLNYSQIKKGEKGKWDKVNLEIWADKKDFSKDNRKMLNHAKELFVNNCGICHALHSEKEFNVNAWPAIFKSMVNRTSIDKKDQWLVIEYLQKNAKDFKIK
- a CDS encoding phosphoethanolamine transferase encodes the protein MFKFTWLQFTLLNSLLIVALNFNLFHFVYEKSSQNFFITFSFILIYFGFVHTIFSLIFIKYLSKFFSIFFIVASFLSVYFISFYGVLIDSNMIQNAVQTDIKEVEDLINFKLVITIILILIFIIYILKIKIDYKSMKSHLKIKFINIILGLIFIFAIFLPLSKTFIPFARNYNEIRMYNIPFYQLYALYRYYTLFVQAKPQFKAIENDAYKDDNHTKKILVLVVGETARAANYSLGGYAKNDTNFYTKKDNVVFFNQVSSCGTATAISLPCMFSVSKRIDFSNKEYQENAIDILNKSGVDVSWIDNNSGGCKGVCSRLKQKIQLSSGYDENLLSPLKNKLDNLSTQNIIVLHLQGSHGPAYYKRYPKEFKKFNPTCDTNDLSKCTEDALMNTYDNTLLYTDYILSNIISLLKEKKGFQSSLLYLSDHGESLGENGIYLHGMPYAFAPSTQTHIPMIFWSNDSELMNLAKKHKNLKLSQDNLFSTLLGYFDIKTHVYESNYDLFNPKLKANP
- a CDS encoding diacylglycerol kinase, giving the protein MKPKYHIFNNAKYALEGVIALFKNEMAFRIEICIIIPAIFISFFFKISLIEHLILIAVLILVLIAESFNSAIEACVDLITDKWHQKAKIAKDCASTGVFFSVILALFSWIFIIVGLI
- a CDS encoding methyl-accepting chemotaxis protein, with the translated sequence MKSLKIKFSLIVNIISITILVILGVVTYFFLKNLIYNQVIKTETSYIKVAKNSIAFFNEKNLKTLNGYAKNILELPYEKLNSQEALMENIGEDLKILRDTGGFLAAYIAQPNGELVISDTDTDAKSIDFGTYGKKDNYDARTREYYQEALKTNGVYITSSYIDASSKLPCFTYAKALYKDGKFIGVLAIDVLTKDLQKEYEANPGRTFAFDKNNKIFAATDKFQLTEDYDASHITVPARTKADFESFEYIRKKDGSQGLAMCVKVGENTVCTGESISKIEEPINKMNYMQIIIITIAIIVNFVLIYTLTAKLLSPLTIIQNGLNAFFDFINHKTKNVSTINIKTNDEFGQISKAINENILITKQGLEQDNQAVKESVSTVQVVEKGDLTARITANPRNPQLVELKNVLNKLLDVLQEKVGSDMNAIHKIFEEYKSLDFRNKLENARGSVEVTTNALGEEIIKMLKQSSDFANHLASESSKLQNAVQNLTSSSNSQAASLEETAAALEEITSSMQNVSVKTSDVITQSEEIKNVTSIIGDIADQINLLALNAAIEAARAGEHGRGFAVVADEVRKLAERTQKSLSEIEANTNLLVQSINDMAESIKEQTAGITQINESVAAIDQTTKDNVEIANESAIISNTVSDIANNILEDVKKKRF
- the pyrC gene encoding dihydroorotase, coding for MVLKNPLDMHLHLRDEKMLDLVAPFSAKDFKAGVIMPNLITPITDINSLKAYKQRIIKACNNEDFTPLMTLFFKEYDEKFLENAKDEIFAIKLYPAGITTNSDKGISSFDLQNLKPTLNTMSELDIPLLVHGETNDFVMDREANFAKIYEKLAQNFPNLKIVMEHITTKVLCDLLKDYENLYATITLHHLMITLDDVIGGKMDPHLFCKPIAKRYEDKDALCELAFSGYEKVMFGSDSAPHPLHTKECCGCAAGVFSAPVILPTLAELFEKNSNEKKLQKFISDNASEIYNFKFEKEKIIKLEKKEWQVPQKYGDVVPFMAGKKLEFKVK
- a CDS encoding molybdopterin guanine dinucleotide-containing S/N-oxide reductase, with protein sequence MLDRRKFLKIGVTLSTLPFIPSFATGKSIEASKVSLGLVKNGEVITAAHWGILKLTIKDGKVIKSEPWEKVTKMDNPLQHYTSDMIYKCRVKYPYVRKSYLENPDDPKPELRGKEEFVRVSYDKAIKLIAKELKKTRDVKGTSAIFGGSYGWKSSGNMQNSRILLQRFLNVTGGFVGVTGDYSTGASQIIMPYVVGSIEVYEQQTSWENILKYSKYVVIWGADPLSTLRIAWTSTDQRGLAYFEKLKESKIKIICIDPVRTETAKFLNAKWVSPRPNTDVALMMGMASHLIAKKKVNYEFLQNYTIGFDRFKAYLDGQEDGIKKDVKWASQICGIDEKTITNLAEIFYDNPTMIMSGWGMQRAHHGEQPHWMLVTLCCILGQIGTKGGGFGLSYHYSNGGVPTCKSGIIGGINAGELGIWKNGKFKGLAKSNQTDQGAEWLQNSAKYSFPVARIADALLNPGKTIDHNGSKITYPDIDFIYWVGGNPLVHHQDTNNNIKAWRKPRTVVVNEIYWTPTAKMADIIMPTTSSYERDDITMTGDYSNMHIAPMKQAIEPIAESKDDYVIFSDICKEYGKDVFDAYTQNGKKAKDLIKEYYNSALKQTKNFGKAFTTPMPSFEEFWAKNEPIVFEPSMESLEWTRFTDFIEDPILNTLGTDSGLIEIYSEKIKKYNYDDCKAHPTWFEPIEWLGNADKQTPFHLITSHPRNRLHSQLCQTSLRDTYTVKDREPILINSKDAKKLGIKNGDLVRVFNKRGEVLAGAVVSDDIMQGVVRLCEGGWYDPDENGLCKYGSANVLTIDMPTSKLANGNISHTGLVGIEKFTQKVPKVTAFTNPKIL
- a CDS encoding replication/maintenance protein RepL, whose amino-acid sequence is MNFEKLICAIFGKKRYELLKFLCENADENGFIMVKISEIQSKLNLSKPTIIATFKFLEEKKLFRRLKNGLYQIYIKEEI